One Paraburkholderia agricolaris genomic region harbors:
- the argE gene encoding acetylornithine deacetylase, with translation MSHVAESAQSSQTPASASNSSSPASLPWVTRLVSMDTVSRNPNLGLIETVRDELRSVGIEATLTHDESGKWANLFATIPAHDGETNGGVVLSGHTDVVPVDGQQWDSDPFKPEIRGDKLYGRGTCDMKGFIGAALSLVPEMQRTKLAKPIHFALSFDEEVGCVGAPLLIADLMKRGVKPDGCIVGEPTSMRPIVAHKGINAYQCCVRGQAAHSSLTPKGLNAIEYAARLICYIRDMADQFREQGPFDELYDVPFTTAQTSTIVGGNAINTVPAECKFQFEFRNLPTLDPEPIFARIDQYARETLLPKMLREHPSGAIEITKIAAAPGLDSSEQAAITQLVRALTADQDKRKVAYGTEAGLFSLAGIPSIVCGPGDIQQAHKANEFVALDQLVACERFLQKFIHSMSVDAHAH, from the coding sequence ATGTCACACGTCGCTGAATCAGCGCAGTCCTCGCAAACGCCCGCCTCTGCATCGAATTCTTCCTCGCCTGCCTCGCTTCCCTGGGTCACCCGTCTCGTGTCGATGGACACGGTGAGCCGCAATCCGAATCTCGGTCTGATCGAAACCGTGCGCGACGAATTGCGCTCGGTCGGAATCGAAGCCACACTCACCCACGACGAAAGCGGCAAATGGGCCAATCTGTTCGCCACGATTCCGGCTCACGACGGCGAGACCAACGGCGGCGTGGTGCTGTCGGGCCATACCGACGTCGTGCCGGTGGACGGGCAACAGTGGGACAGCGATCCGTTCAAGCCTGAAATTCGCGGCGACAAACTGTATGGCCGCGGCACCTGTGATATGAAAGGCTTCATCGGCGCCGCGCTTTCACTCGTGCCTGAGATGCAGCGCACGAAGCTCGCCAAACCGATTCACTTCGCCTTGTCATTCGACGAGGAAGTGGGTTGCGTAGGCGCACCGCTCCTGATCGCCGATCTGATGAAACGCGGCGTCAAGCCGGACGGCTGCATCGTCGGCGAGCCGACCAGCATGCGTCCGATCGTGGCGCACAAAGGCATCAACGCTTATCAGTGCTGCGTGCGCGGCCAGGCAGCACATTCGTCGCTTACGCCGAAGGGTCTGAATGCGATTGAATACGCCGCGCGTCTGATCTGCTACATCCGCGATATGGCCGATCAGTTCCGCGAGCAAGGCCCGTTCGACGAACTTTATGACGTGCCCTTCACCACGGCGCAAACCAGCACGATCGTCGGCGGCAATGCGATCAATACCGTGCCGGCCGAATGCAAATTCCAGTTCGAATTCCGCAATCTGCCCACGCTCGACCCCGAACCGATCTTCGCGCGCATCGATCAATACGCACGCGAAACGCTGCTGCCGAAAATGTTGCGCGAGCATCCATCCGGCGCCATCGAGATCACCAAAATCGCTGCGGCGCCCGGCCTCGATTCGTCTGAACAAGCGGCCATCACGCAACTCGTGCGCGCGCTGACCGCCGACCAGGACAAGCGCAAAGTCGCATACGGCACGGAAGCCGGACTGTTTTCGCTGGCGGGCATTCCGAGCATTGTGTGCGGCCCCGGCGACATCCAGCAGGCCCACAAGGCCAACGAATTCGTGGCGCTGGATCAGCTCGTGGCATGCGAACGTTTTCTGCAAAAATTCATTCACAGCATGTCGGTCGACGCCCACGCGCACTGA
- a CDS encoding hybrid sensor histidine kinase/response regulator codes for MTEEVSTQPAAYVLVVDDDEGILRLARKSLERAGCRVAICAGVDTARERLAAGAPDLLVLDYQLSGPETGLDFFRRLRAEGVRIPAILVTGFTDESRVIEALRAGVSDVVPKSGDYLDYLPEAVERVLSQVRLQKASAEALLLRDREQHYRTLSEALPHLVLTCNAAGDCDFLSKQWFDYTGLSESSSYGLAWLEAVHPDDREEIRRTWLKAVTGGAGDYRHELRIRRHDGEYRWFDVRAVAMRDPEGNISKWFGSCTDIHPQREAIEERERLLASEQAARQIAEEANRAKDRFLAMLSHELRTPLTPVLAGASVLEMIPGLPDQARTSVRMIRRNVELEARLIDDLLDLTRVANGKLRLSLETVDVHEVMDSVLELFRSEIQVKQQDVHVHKNAEHHYVLADRARLQQMLWNLIRNAAKFTPDGGHIYVRTHDERMHVQISVEDTGIGIEPEQIGKLFNAFEQGNQNMTRQFGGLGLGLAITKALTDVHGGTVIAQSPGPHCGATFTITLPTAAAPEELTPVAAPDEVRPPGLLTILLIEDHVDTAEVMAQLIRSLGHDVTVVGRVDDALAATQLQSFDLVISDVGLPDGTGLDFVKAFREHSDAPAVALTGFGTDEDVRRCLSAGFTSHLTKPVNFGQLETMIESALNLKAEKGEADDKDEKDEAGAKGA; via the coding sequence ATGACCGAAGAAGTGTCCACGCAACCCGCCGCGTATGTGCTGGTCGTCGATGACGACGAAGGCATCCTGCGGCTCGCGCGCAAGTCGCTCGAACGCGCCGGCTGCCGGGTTGCCATCTGCGCCGGTGTCGACACGGCCCGCGAGCGGCTTGCTGCCGGCGCGCCCGACCTGCTGGTGCTCGACTACCAGTTGAGCGGGCCCGAAACCGGCCTCGACTTCTTTCGCCGTTTGCGGGCCGAAGGTGTGCGGATTCCCGCCATCCTCGTGACCGGTTTCACTGACGAATCCCGCGTCATCGAAGCGTTACGCGCGGGCGTGTCCGACGTGGTGCCGAAATCCGGCGACTACCTCGATTACCTGCCGGAAGCCGTGGAGCGTGTGCTTTCCCAGGTGCGCTTGCAGAAGGCGTCGGCTGAAGCCTTGCTGTTGCGCGACCGCGAACAGCATTACCGGACCTTGTCCGAGGCGTTGCCGCACCTCGTGCTGACCTGCAACGCAGCGGGCGATTGCGATTTCCTGTCGAAGCAGTGGTTCGACTACACGGGATTGTCGGAAAGCAGTTCGTACGGCCTCGCATGGCTCGAAGCGGTGCATCCCGACGATCGTGAAGAGATTCGCCGGACCTGGCTCAAGGCGGTGACGGGCGGCGCCGGCGATTATCGGCACGAACTGCGGATTCGCCGCCATGACGGCGAATATCGCTGGTTCGACGTCCGTGCAGTCGCCATGCGCGACCCGGAGGGCAATATCAGCAAATGGTTCGGCAGTTGCACGGATATTCATCCGCAGCGCGAGGCGATCGAGGAGCGCGAACGCTTGCTCGCCTCGGAGCAGGCCGCTCGCCAGATCGCGGAAGAAGCCAATCGTGCGAAAGACCGCTTCCTCGCCATGCTGTCGCACGAATTGCGCACGCCGCTCACGCCGGTGCTGGCGGGGGCCAGCGTGCTGGAGATGATCCCGGGTCTGCCCGACCAGGCACGCACGAGCGTGCGCATGATCCGCCGCAACGTCGAACTCGAAGCGCGCCTGATCGACGATCTGCTCGATCTCACGCGTGTGGCGAATGGCAAGCTGCGTTTGTCGCTCGAAACGGTCGACGTGCATGAGGTGATGGACAGCGTGCTCGAACTCTTCCGTAGCGAGATCCAGGTCAAGCAGCAGGACGTACACGTCCACAAGAACGCCGAGCATCACTACGTGCTCGCCGATCGCGCACGGCTGCAGCAGATGTTGTGGAACCTGATCCGCAATGCGGCCAAATTCACACCGGACGGCGGTCATATCTACGTGCGCACGCATGATGAACGCATGCATGTGCAGATCTCGGTCGAGGATACGGGCATCGGTATCGAGCCCGAGCAGATCGGCAAGCTTTTCAATGCCTTCGAGCAGGGCAACCAGAACATGACGCGGCAATTCGGCGGCCTGGGCCTGGGTCTCGCGATCACCAAGGCGCTGACCGACGTGCACGGCGGTACGGTGATCGCACAGAGTCCGGGCCCGCACTGCGGCGCGACCTTCACGATCACGCTGCCCACGGCCGCCGCGCCGGAGGAGCTGACGCCTGTCGCCGCGCCCGATGAGGTGCGTCCGCCCGGTTTGCTGACCATCCTGCTGATCGAAGACCACGTGGATACCGCCGAGGTGATGGCGCAGCTGATTCGCAGCCTGGGGCACGACGTGACCGTGGTGGGGCGGGTTGACGATGCGTTGGCCGCCACCCAGTTGCAGAGCTTCGATCTGGTGATCAGCGATGTGGGCTTGCCGGATGGCACCGGTCTCGATTTCGTCAAGGCGTTCCGCGAGCATTCGGATGCGCCGGCGGTTGCGTTGACCGGCTTCGGTACCGACGAAGACGTGCGCCGTTGCCTGAGCGCGGGCTTTACTTCGCATCTGACCAAACCCGTCAATTTCGGACAGCTCGAAACAATGATTGAAAGCGCGCTGAACCTGAAGGCGGAAAAGGGCGAAGCCGATGATAAGGACGAAAAGGACGAAGCGGGCGCAAAGGGCGCCTAG
- a CDS encoding AsmA family protein yields MAVSSTIGRRIGKIIAWLLAIIVILIVALAIFILTFDWNRARPYIDDKVTQAIGRPFAINGDLKVGWRHPVGETGWRGWVPWPRFSAANITVGNPDWAKQPHFATLDEIDFEVMVLPLLAHDIVIPAINLVNPSVDLERLLDGRNNWTFKLASSSGPSEWRLDLHDIAFAKGNVALSDQQKKVEVQVAIDTLGQPIPIGEVMKQQEAASRTASAETVGKAGAGKLAAQANAQAASEAAAASAAAAADAASTAADAASTAATASGASAANGTSGALVASAPNGASSTNGASAAASTATSAAASGAAVASGGSAAGTANGAKPAIPPYAIGWTVKGTYNKTPVSGSGKVGGVLALQDANRPFPVQADVKAGDLRVGLVGTITDPAHLAAVDLRLWLQGNSLARLYSLTGVTLPDTPPYATDGHLIGQFKSSGNVFTYENFTGRVGGSDLNGSLTYTAREPRPLLQGELVSHLLQFADLAPIIGADSKASKAKRGDATAQPGNKVLPVEEFRTDRWKAIDADVKFTGRRIVKDANLPITDLYAHVVMTDGLLSLEPLKFGVAGGSLSSDIHLDGSTTPLKGRFATSARHLKLKQLFPNFKTMQNALGEINGDAALSATGNSPAALAATSNGEVKALVTDGTVSRLLMEAAGLNVANVVYEKLFGSRDVKINCAAADFVATNGVLDSRVFALDTDDAVIDIDGNVNLRDESMDLGVHPHTKGFRVFSLRSPLYVKGTFKDPHVGVNAAALALRGGAAIGLGLINPFAALIPLLAPSNNKPLPCAQLLSQVRQAPSAPPPGMKQQPKPAISLDGAPVNKPSADAHSPAAAGKKPAAAVMPPAAAAEYKGN; encoded by the coding sequence ATGGCGGTGTCGAGCACGATTGGAAGGCGGATAGGAAAAATCATCGCATGGCTGCTGGCGATCATCGTCATTCTGATTGTCGCGCTGGCAATTTTCATTCTGACCTTTGACTGGAACCGCGCGCGGCCTTACATCGACGACAAGGTCACGCAGGCGATCGGCCGGCCGTTCGCGATCAACGGCGATCTGAAAGTCGGGTGGCGGCATCCGGTCGGCGAGACTGGCTGGCGCGGCTGGGTGCCCTGGCCGCGTTTTTCGGCGGCCAATATCACGGTAGGCAATCCCGACTGGGCCAAACAGCCGCACTTCGCGACGCTCGATGAAATCGACTTCGAGGTCATGGTGCTGCCGCTGCTCGCGCACGATATCGTGATTCCCGCGATCAATCTTGTGAATCCGTCGGTCGACCTCGAACGACTGCTCGACGGGCGCAACAACTGGACCTTCAAACTGGCGTCTTCCAGCGGGCCTTCCGAATGGCGGCTCGATCTGCACGACATCGCGTTTGCCAAGGGCAATGTCGCCTTGTCCGACCAGCAGAAGAAGGTCGAGGTGCAGGTAGCCATCGATACATTGGGCCAGCCGATTCCGATCGGCGAGGTGATGAAGCAGCAGGAGGCGGCGTCGCGCACCGCATCGGCGGAGACGGTCGGTAAAGCGGGCGCGGGCAAGCTGGCCGCCCAGGCGAATGCACAGGCCGCATCGGAAGCTGCGGCGGCCTCCGCGGCGGCGGCGGCCGATGCTGCGTCGACGGCTGCCGATGCTGCGTCGACGGCGGCCACCGCTTCGGGCGCGAGCGCGGCGAATGGCACCTCGGGCGCGCTGGTTGCAAGTGCTCCGAATGGCGCAAGTAGTACGAATGGTGCGAGCGCAGCAGCAAGCACAGCAACAAGCGCGGCGGCCAGCGGTGCCGCGGTGGCCTCGGGCGGCAGCGCCGCAGGCACGGCGAACGGCGCAAAACCGGCGATCCCGCCTTACGCGATTGGTTGGACCGTCAAGGGGACCTACAACAAGACGCCGGTGTCCGGCAGCGGCAAGGTCGGCGGCGTGCTGGCGTTGCAGGACGCAAACCGCCCGTTCCCGGTGCAGGCCGATGTGAAGGCAGGCGATCTGCGCGTCGGCCTGGTGGGCACGATCACCGATCCGGCGCATCTCGCCGCGGTCGATTTGCGCCTCTGGCTGCAAGGCAACAGCCTCGCGCGCCTGTATTCGCTGACCGGCGTGACCTTGCCCGACACGCCCCCGTATGCGACCGACGGACACCTGATCGGTCAGTTCAAGTCCAGCGGCAACGTCTTCACGTATGAGAATTTCACAGGACGGGTGGGCGGCAGCGATCTGAATGGCTCGTTGACCTACACGGCGCGTGAGCCACGTCCGCTGTTGCAGGGCGAACTGGTGTCGCATCTGCTGCAATTCGCCGATCTGGCGCCGATCATCGGCGCGGACTCGAAGGCCAGCAAGGCGAAGCGCGGCGACGCGACGGCCCAACCCGGCAATAAGGTGCTGCCCGTGGAAGAGTTTCGCACCGACCGCTGGAAAGCGATCGACGCCGACGTGAAGTTCACGGGGCGCCGCATCGTCAAGGACGCCAACCTGCCGATCACGGATTTGTACGCGCACGTCGTGATGACCGACGGCTTGCTGTCGCTCGAACCGCTGAAGTTCGGCGTGGCCGGCGGCTCGCTGTCATCGGATATTCATCTGGATGGCAGCACGACACCGTTGAAGGGCCGCTTCGCGACCTCGGCGCGGCATCTGAAGCTCAAGCAGTTGTTCCCGAACTTCAAGACGATGCAGAACGCACTCGGTGAAATCAACGGCGACGCCGCATTGAGCGCGACCGGCAATTCGCCGGCGGCGTTGGCAGCGACTTCCAACGGCGAGGTGAAGGCCCTGGTGACCGACGGGACGGTGAGCCGCCTGCTGATGGAAGCCGCGGGCCTGAACGTGGCAAACGTGGTCTACGAAAAACTGTTTGGCAGTCGCGACGTGAAGATCAACTGCGCGGCGGCGGATTTTGTCGCGACCAACGGCGTGCTGGATTCACGTGTCTTCGCGCTCGACACGGACGACGCGGTGATCGACATCGACGGCAATGTGAATTTGCGCGATGAGTCGATGGATCTTGGCGTGCATCCGCATACCAAGGGCTTCCGGGTGTTTTCGCTGCGCTCGCCGCTGTATGTGAAGGGGACGTTCAAGGATCCGCACGTGGGGGTGAATGCCGCCGCGCTGGCGCTGCGAGGGGGCGCCGCGATCGGGCTCGGTCTGATCAATCCGTTTGCGGCGCTGATTCCGCTGCTCGCGCCTAGCAATAACAAGCCGCTGCCGTGCGCGCAGTTGCTCTCGCAGGTTCGTCAGGCGCCGAGCGCGCCGCCGCCGGGCATGAAGCAGCAACCCAAACCGGCTATTTCCCTCGACGGTGCACCTGTGAACAAGCCTTCAGCGGACGCGCATTCGCCGGCTGCGGCCGGAAAGAAGCCTGCGGCAGCAGTCATGCCGCCGGCCGCGGCGGCCGAATACAAAGGGAATTGA
- the mscL gene encoding large conductance mechanosensitive channel protein MscL, with amino-acid sequence MSMIKEFKEFALKGNVMDLAVGVIIGGAFSTIVNSIVKDLIMPVVGVATGGLDFSNKFVRLGDIPASFKGSPESYKDLQTAGVAVFGYGSFITVAINFVILAFIIFLMVKFINNLRKPAEAAPAEPPPTPEDVVLLREIRDSLKNAPPR; translated from the coding sequence ATGAGCATGATTAAGGAATTCAAGGAATTTGCCCTTAAAGGCAACGTAATGGATCTGGCTGTCGGGGTGATTATCGGCGGCGCATTTTCCACAATCGTCAATTCAATTGTTAAAGACCTGATCATGCCGGTTGTCGGCGTTGCTACCGGCGGCCTCGATTTCTCCAACAAATTCGTTCGCCTCGGCGATATTCCGGCGAGTTTCAAAGGCAGTCCAGAATCGTATAAAGACTTGCAGACGGCAGGCGTGGCGGTGTTCGGTTATGGCTCGTTCATCACGGTGGCCATCAACTTCGTGATTCTCGCGTTCATCATTTTCCTGATGGTCAAGTTCATCAACAACCTGCGCAAACCGGCTGAAGCCGCACCGGCGGAACCGCCGCCGACGCCGGAAGATGTCGTGCTGCTGCGCGAGATCCGCGATTCGCTGAAGAACGCGCCGCCGCGTTAA
- a CDS encoding threonine/serine dehydratase, whose amino-acid sequence MSTATPQHTDHTIDGEPIPTLDDIATQHFALTPWVTRTPVFDRLDFPSLEGTVVNFKFELLQAGGSFKARGAFTNLLALDEAQRSAGVTCVSGGNHAVAVAYAAMRLGISAKVVLFRAANPARVALCRQYRAEIVFAENIAEAFELVRRIEAEEGRYFVHPFNGYRTVLGSATLGYEWATQTPDLEAVIVPIGGGGLAAGVATAMRLANPKVHIYGVEPEGSDAMGKSFAANHTIKMGHMHTIADSLASPHTEEYSYELCRRHIDRLVTVSDEQLRAAMLTLFGQLKLAVEPACAAATAALLGPLRETLQGKRVGVLLCGTNTDPVSFAAHIERARHSQSQFPE is encoded by the coding sequence ATGTCAACCGCCACGCCGCAGCACACCGACCATACGATCGACGGTGAGCCGATCCCCACACTCGACGACATCGCCACACAGCACTTTGCCCTGACGCCGTGGGTGACACGAACGCCGGTGTTCGACCGGCTCGATTTTCCGTCGCTGGAAGGCACGGTGGTGAACTTCAAGTTCGAGTTGTTGCAGGCGGGCGGCAGCTTCAAGGCGCGCGGCGCGTTCACCAACCTGCTCGCGCTCGACGAAGCGCAACGCAGCGCGGGCGTTACCTGTGTTTCGGGCGGCAACCATGCCGTGGCGGTCGCCTACGCGGCAATGCGCCTTGGCATCAGCGCGAAGGTCGTGCTGTTTCGCGCGGCCAATCCGGCACGCGTGGCCTTGTGCCGGCAATATCGCGCGGAGATCGTGTTCGCGGAGAACATTGCCGAAGCATTCGAACTGGTGCGCCGTATCGAAGCGGAAGAAGGCCGCTACTTCGTGCACCCGTTCAATGGTTATCGCACCGTGCTGGGCTCGGCCACGCTCGGCTATGAATGGGCGACGCAAACGCCCGATCTCGAAGCGGTGATCGTGCCGATCGGCGGCGGCGGGCTCGCCGCCGGCGTGGCCACCGCCATGCGGCTCGCCAATCCCAAGGTGCACATATATGGCGTCGAGCCCGAAGGATCGGATGCGATGGGCAAAAGTTTTGCCGCCAATCACACGATCAAGATGGGCCACATGCACACGATTGCCGATTCACTGGCGTCGCCCCACACCGAGGAATACAGCTACGAGTTGTGCCGCCGTCATATCGACCGGCTCGTCACCGTCTCCGACGAGCAGTTGCGCGCGGCCATGCTGACCTTGTTCGGACAACTTAAGCTAGCTGTCGAACCGGCCTGTGCCGCGGCTACAGCAGCGCTGCTCGGGCCGCTGCGCGAAACGCTGCAAGGCAAGCGCGTCGGGGTGCTGCTGTGCGGCACCAATACCGACCCGGTCAGTTTTGCCGCGCATATCGAACGGGCGCGCCACAGCCAGTCACAGTTTCCAGAATAG
- a CDS encoding response regulator, which translates to MSHGETVSIVLIEDDDGHATLVERNLRRAGVSNGFVRFRDGQQALDYFFGPAPADAAASPYPPREDLTNFVVLLDLKMPRVDGFEVLRRLKDSPQTAAVPVIVLTTTDDPREIERCYELGCNVYITKPVEYDAFIEAVRRLGFFLQVVKLPAGHRLAAP; encoded by the coding sequence ATGAGTCACGGGGAAACGGTCAGCATCGTGCTGATCGAGGATGACGACGGCCACGCCACGCTGGTGGAGCGCAATCTGCGCCGTGCCGGTGTTTCAAACGGTTTCGTGCGCTTTCGCGATGGCCAGCAGGCACTCGATTACTTCTTCGGCCCGGCGCCCGCGGACGCTGCAGCCAGTCCTTACCCGCCTCGGGAGGATTTGACGAATTTCGTCGTGCTGCTCGATCTGAAAATGCCGCGGGTGGATGGCTTCGAGGTATTGCGGCGTCTGAAGGATTCGCCGCAGACCGCCGCGGTGCCGGTGATCGTGCTGACCACGACCGACGATCCGCGCGAAATCGAACGCTGTTACGAACTCGGCTGCAATGTCTATATCACCAAGCCGGTCGAATACGACGCGTTCATCGAAGCCGTCCGCCGCCTCGGCTTCTTCCTGCAAGTCGTCAAGCTGCCGGCGGGCCACCGGCTGGCGGCGCCTTGA
- a CDS encoding sensor histidine kinase, whose translation MKLFTKGLLLIAVPSVVELALLGVLFDTQEQTAQAAQWVSNSKQILYQSSAIVDPLLRQAARVRTGMVVGDPSFIDRHTVWVDLGDRLSSLETLVADTPQQAERVRRMQQAIEAYREQANAIAQALRAGHNVNSFAAQDTGALPSQIALFREQLAEFSSEASRLDAERSAALARRHERQQYALIAAVLGSMLIWAVTAVVFARSIGRRLEVLTGNAERLGRGWELAPPLSGSDEIAALDAVLHQTGARLREAEGEQTLLKARLEARARELAGVNEELRQETQDNEMFIYSVSHDLRSPLVNLQGFSKELQVSCDELDSIVEAANLPEPEHRRMAHILDGDVRESLQYLRTAVTQAAAIIDALLRISRAGRLEYQWQRVSVGRVVGRVVDALQGVISQRATVVTVRELPPAWGDPGAIEQIFSNLVGNALNYLDPARNGRIEIGALEPEPVDETEPRALRTRTYYVRDNGLGIPAAYMSKVFRAFQRLHGDVANGDGVGLAVVRRMVERHGGRIWVESAEGAGSTFFVVLPEQPARN comes from the coding sequence ATGAAACTATTCACCAAGGGTCTGCTGCTGATTGCAGTGCCGAGCGTGGTCGAGCTGGCGCTTCTGGGCGTCCTCTTCGATACCCAGGAGCAAACGGCGCAGGCCGCGCAGTGGGTCAGCAACAGCAAGCAGATCCTTTATCAGTCGTCGGCCATTGTCGATCCGCTGCTGCGTCAGGCCGCGCGGGTCCGCACGGGTATGGTCGTCGGCGATCCGTCGTTTATCGACCGTCATACCGTTTGGGTCGATCTCGGCGACCGGCTTTCGAGCCTGGAAACGCTGGTGGCCGATACGCCGCAGCAGGCCGAACGCGTACGCAGGATGCAACAGGCGATCGAGGCGTATCGCGAACAGGCCAACGCGATCGCACAGGCGCTGCGCGCCGGACACAACGTGAATTCGTTTGCGGCCCAGGATACTGGCGCGCTCCCTTCGCAGATCGCGTTGTTTCGCGAGCAGCTCGCCGAATTCAGCAGCGAAGCCTCGCGGCTCGACGCCGAGCGCTCCGCGGCGCTGGCACGGCGGCATGAACGCCAGCAGTACGCGCTGATCGCCGCGGTGCTGGGGTCGATGCTGATCTGGGCGGTCACCGCGGTGGTGTTTGCGCGTAGTATCGGCCGGCGTCTGGAAGTGTTGACTGGCAACGCCGAACGTCTGGGCCGCGGCTGGGAGCTGGCGCCGCCGCTGTCCGGCAGCGACGAAATTGCCGCGCTCGACGCGGTGCTGCATCAGACGGGTGCACGCCTGCGCGAGGCCGAAGGCGAGCAGACGCTGCTGAAAGCGCGGCTCGAGGCGCGCGCGCGGGAACTGGCGGGCGTGAACGAAGAGCTGCGCCAGGAGACGCAAGACAACGAAATGTTCATCTACAGCGTATCGCACGATCTGCGCTCGCCGCTGGTGAATCTGCAGGGCTTTTCGAAAGAATTGCAGGTGTCGTGTGACGAACTGGACAGCATCGTCGAGGCGGCGAATCTGCCGGAGCCTGAGCATCGGCGTATGGCGCATATCCTTGATGGCGACGTGCGCGAGTCTCTGCAATATCTGCGCACCGCGGTAACGCAGGCGGCGGCGATCATTGACGCGCTGTTGCGGATTTCGCGTGCCGGCCGGCTTGAATACCAATGGCAGCGGGTCAGTGTCGGACGCGTGGTAGGGCGGGTGGTCGACGCGCTGCAGGGCGTGATCAGCCAGCGGGCGACCGTGGTCACCGTGCGCGAATTGCCGCCCGCGTGGGGCGACCCGGGTGCGATCGAGCAGATTTTCAGCAACCTGGTCGGTAACGCGCTGAATTATCTCGACCCGGCGCGCAATGGGCGCATCGAGATCGGCGCGCTGGAGCCGGAACCGGTCGACGAGACGGAGCCGCGCGCGTTACGCACGCGCACTTATTATGTGCGTGACAACGGCCTCGGCATTCCGGCAGCGTATATGTCGAAGGTGTTCCGGGCGTTTCAGCGCCTGCACGGCGACGTCGCGAACGGAGACGGCGTGGGCCTCGCCGTGGTGCGGCGGATGGTGGAACGGCATGGCGGGCGCATCTGGGTCGAGTCCGCGGAAGGGGCGGGATCGACCTTTTTCGTCGTGTTGCCGGAACAGCCCGCGCGCAATTGA